The proteins below are encoded in one region of Bos indicus x Bos taurus breed Angus x Brahman F1 hybrid chromosome 2, Bos_hybrid_MaternalHap_v2.0, whole genome shotgun sequence:
- the PIGV gene encoding GPI mannosyltransferase 2, with translation MWPLDPSRKEVLGFAVSCRVLTLVLQAVFNAIIPDHRAEAFSPPRLAPSGSADQLVEGLLGGLSHWDAEHFLFIAEHGYLYEHNFAFFPGFPLVLLLGAELLRPLWGLLNLRSCLLISVALLNSLFSALAALALHDLGCLVLRCPRQASYGALLFCLSPANVFLTAGYSEALFALLTFSAMGQLERGHSWTSGLLFAMATGVRSNGLVNIGFLIHSQCQGFFSSLMVHNALRQLLKLMGSVFLSVFTLGLPFALFQYYAYTQFCLPGSAHPIPQPLLQLAVDQGYRTAEGNKPPWCSWGLPLIYSYIQDVYWNVGFLRYFELKQVPNFLLAAPMAILVAWATWTYVTTHPWLFLTLGMQRSKNKKTLEKPEPGFLSPRVFVYLVHAAALLLFGSLCMHVQVLTRFLCSSTPIVYWFSAHLLLDQEPLLKSLEAVPGKPPAGDPPPGQKVPRNSIMGLLYNWKTCSLVTRCVLGYFVTYWLLGLLLHCNWLPWT, from the exons GCTGTCTTCAATGCCATCATCCCAGACCATCGTGCAGAAGCCTTCTCTCCTCCTCGCCTCGCCCCCTCTGGCTCTGCAGACCAACTCGTGGAAGGTCTTCTGGGTGGCCTATCTCACTGGGACGCTGAACACTTCCTGTTCATTGCCGAGCACGGCTACCTGTATGAGCACAACTTTGCCTTCTTCCCTGGTTTCCCCCTGGTCCTGTTGCTTGGGGCTGAATTGCTGAGACCCCTGTGGGGGTTACTGAACCTACGGAGTTGCCTGCTCATCTCAGTAGCACTGCTCAATTCCTTGTTTTCCGCGCTGGCTGCACTTGCACTTCATGACCTGGGCTGTTTGGTTTTGCGCTGTCCCCGCCAGGCCTCTTATGGAGCACTGCTCTTCTGCCTCAGCCCCGCCAATGTCTTCCTGACTGCTGGTTACTCAGAAGCTTTATTTGCTCTCCTGACATTCAGCGCCATGGGGCAGCTGGAAAGGGGCCACAGCTGGACTAGTGGACTCCTTTTTGCCATGGCCACTGGTGTACGCTCCAATGGGCTAGTCAACATTGGCTTCCTCATACATTCTCAGTGCCAGGGCTTTTTCTCATCTCTCATGGTGCACAATGCTCTGAGACAGCTCTTGAAGCTGATGGGCTCTGTGTTCCTGTCAGTGTTCACACTCGGCCTTCCCTTTGCCCTCTTTCAGTATTACGCCTATACCCAGTTCTGTCTGCCAGGCTCAGCCCACCCCATTCCTCAGCCCTTGCTGCAATTAGCTGTAGACCAGGGCTACCGAACTGCAGAGGGAAACAAGCCACCTTGGTGCTCCTGGGGACTTCCCCTAATATACAGCTACATCCAGGATGTCTATTGGAATGTTGGCTTTTTGAGATACTTTGAACTCAAGCAGGTGCCCAATTTTCTACTGGCTGCACCGATGGCTATATTGGTTGCCTGGGCAACTTGGACATACGTGACCACCCACCCTTGGCTCTTCCTTACACTTGGGATGCAAAGGAGCAAGAACAAAAAGACCCTGGAGAAGCCTGAACCTGGATTCCTCAGTCCTCGGGTGTTTGTGTACCTGGTCCATGCTGCAGCGCTGCTGCTGTTTGGCAGtctgtgcatgcatgttcag GTTCTCACCAGGTTTTTATGCTCCTCCACTCCTATTGTGTACTGGTTTTCAGCTCACTTGCTTCTGGATCAAGAACCGCTGCTGAAATCCCTAGAGGCTGTGCCTGGGAAGCCTCCTGCAGGGGACCCTCCACCAGGACAAAAGGTCCCCAGAAACTCTATCATGGGACTCTTGTACAACTGGAAAACTTGTTCTCTGGTCACACGATGCGTTCTAGGCTACTTCGTGACTTACTGGCTCTTGGGACTACTCCTCCATTGCAACTGGCTGCCTTGGACATAA